The uncultured Desulfuromonas sp. genome has a segment encoding these proteins:
- a CDS encoding glycosyltransferase family 4 protein, whose translation MKVLHILSQIPASTGSGMYLQATMEHAHRQGHDNFLLAGVPSDFQFEDQCGHLICDKPELVRFGQDIAFQIVGMSDVMPYPSSRFCDLSADDLAHYEACFDERLRNAVQRWQPDIIHAHHLWLLTSLARQRFPHIPMVASCHGSDLRQFHTCCHLQPQVLYGCRQVDAICALNEGQKQQIHAEYEIAAERIHVVGAGFNSTLFHPPQTAKKSGTIQIVYVGKLSRAKGVPWLIKALQRLAGGDWHFHLIGDSSGAEKEEILTLADQLGDKITLHGSLQPAQLAEILKESHLFILPSFFEGVPLVVLEALACGCRVITTNLPGIKEVFGQLICDWLQRVELPEMEAIDRPHAHAEEGFIQSLQEKITAQLAAIEHNRSAEPPQAVREVIHDYEWESTFYRIEQVYDLVLSKKETATAAMSS comes from the coding sequence GTGAAAGTTCTCCACATTCTCAGCCAGATCCCTGCTTCGACCGGAAGCGGAATGTATTTGCAAGCCACCATGGAGCATGCCCATCGCCAAGGACATGACAACTTCCTGCTTGCCGGAGTGCCCAGTGATTTTCAATTCGAAGACCAGTGTGGCCACTTGATCTGTGATAAACCGGAGCTGGTTCGTTTCGGACAAGATATCGCTTTTCAAATCGTCGGCATGAGCGATGTCATGCCCTACCCGAGTAGCCGTTTCTGCGACCTCAGTGCGGATGATCTGGCACATTATGAAGCCTGTTTTGACGAGCGCCTGCGCAACGCCGTGCAACGCTGGCAACCGGACATCATCCATGCCCATCACCTGTGGTTGCTCACCTCTCTGGCCCGGCAACGCTTCCCGCACATCCCCATGGTCGCCAGTTGTCATGGTTCTGATTTACGCCAATTTCACACCTGCTGCCATTTGCAGCCCCAGGTGCTGTACGGATGCCGTCAAGTCGATGCCATCTGCGCCTTGAACGAAGGCCAGAAACAACAGATTCATGCTGAGTATGAAATTGCCGCGGAACGCATTCACGTTGTCGGAGCAGGCTTCAACAGCACCCTGTTCCACCCACCGCAAACCGCTAAGAAATCAGGCACCATACAAATTGTCTATGTCGGTAAACTCAGCCGGGCCAAGGGGGTTCCCTGGCTGATCAAAGCCTTACAAAGGCTGGCAGGAGGTGATTGGCACTTTCACCTGATCGGTGACAGTAGCGGCGCAGAAAAGGAAGAGATCCTGACTCTGGCAGACCAGCTCGGTGACAAAATCACCTTACATGGCAGCTTACAACCCGCTCAGCTCGCTGAAATCCTCAAAGAGAGCCATCTGTTTATTCTGCCGTCATTTTTTGAAGGGGTCCCGCTGGTCGTGCTGGAAGCACTGGCCTGTGGTTGTCGGGTGATTACCACCAACCTGCCGGGGATTAAAGAGGTATTTGGACAACTAATCTGCGACTGGTTGCAACGCGTTGAACTCCCGGAGATGGAAGCTATTGACCGCCCCCATGCCCATGCGGAAGAGGGTTTTATTCAAAGCTTGCAGGAAAAAATCACCGCACAACTGGCGGCAATTGAACACAATCGTAGCGCTGAACCACCTCAAGCGGTCCGAGAAGTCATTCACGACTATGAATGGGAAAGTACGTTTTACCGGATTGAACAGGTCTACGACTTGGTTTTATCTAAAAAGGAAACAGCCACAGCCGCCATGTCATCGTGA
- a CDS encoding formate/nitrite transporter family protein, translating into MPHFIAPAELSQSLVPWGTIKARRTVLELLVLGFLAGAYIGFAAHLATVVATGDFAWLGMKKLAMGAVFSVGLMLVIIPGSELWTGNTLMSVSLLERQISWRDMMRNWLLVYLGNLAGALFLAWMIAGQTGILDGPIGATALKIAVGKVSEPVANSSHQLGYFFRAIGCNWLVCLAILLAMAAQDIGGKILGIFFPIMAFVASGFEHAIANMYFIPAGIFARQWPEVPALADLPADLVATLTWSNMWLDNLLVVTLGNLVGGSVFVGGLYWLVYIRRLKQ; encoded by the coding sequence ATGCCCCATTTTATTGCCCCCGCTGAGTTATCCCAATCATTGGTCCCATGGGGAACCATAAAAGCACGTCGCACAGTCCTTGAGCTGCTGGTTCTTGGTTTTCTGGCGGGAGCATATATCGGTTTTGCTGCGCATTTAGCCACGGTGGTTGCAACCGGAGACTTTGCCTGGCTGGGCATGAAGAAACTGGCGATGGGCGCGGTATTCAGTGTTGGCCTGATGCTGGTGATCATTCCCGGTTCAGAATTGTGGACCGGCAATACGTTAATGAGTGTTTCGCTGTTGGAACGACAGATTTCCTGGAGAGACATGATGCGCAATTGGTTGCTGGTCTATCTCGGTAATCTGGCCGGCGCGCTATTTCTGGCCTGGATGATTGCCGGCCAGACAGGGATTCTTGACGGTCCAATCGGAGCAACGGCACTGAAAATTGCAGTCGGCAAAGTCTCTGAGCCCGTGGCGAACAGCTCACACCAGCTGGGCTATTTTTTTCGGGCGATTGGCTGCAATTGGCTGGTCTGCCTGGCGATCCTGCTCGCCATGGCCGCTCAGGATATCGGTGGAAAAATCCTCGGCATCTTCTTTCCTATTATGGCGTTTGTCGCCTCCGGCTTTGAACATGCGATTGCCAATATGTATTTCATTCCGGCCGGTATTTTCGCACGGCAATGGCCTGAAGTGCCTGCGTTAGCCGATTTGCCCGCTGATCTTGTGGCGACTTTGACTTGGTCAAACATGTGGTTGGACAATCTGCTGGTTGTCACCCTGGGGAACCTTGTCGGCGGCAGCGTCTTTGTCGGCGGACTGTATTGGCTGGTCTACATTCGCCGCCTGAAACAATAG
- a CDS encoding DUF4388 domain-containing protein translates to MTGNTAEELGFTGELPTVGLADLLQMQHQNRFSGALSIQQGQHKGAIYFQQGEVVHAEYGRWRGLKAVYIMLGRGKGRFSCQMGLEPPRQTIEMTMNHLLLEGHRWLDELTDKQREALFHDAPEERKVNRLVKKLLPIQGVEYAVLFDENGHPHEDESNAGLRMSAQGDLMRNNGVELGRILGLGELRSGMFSGRGGHMLLLISNLKALLVSISGQKKPQAVEAAVRKTLMDH, encoded by the coding sequence ATGACTGGGAATACTGCTGAAGAATTAGGGTTTACGGGCGAACTGCCAACCGTTGGATTGGCCGATTTACTGCAGATGCAACATCAGAATAGGTTTTCCGGAGCCCTTTCCATTCAACAGGGCCAGCACAAGGGCGCGATCTATTTTCAGCAGGGCGAAGTGGTTCATGCCGAGTATGGCCGTTGGCGTGGTTTAAAAGCCGTGTACATCATGTTGGGCCGTGGTAAAGGACGTTTTTCCTGCCAGATGGGACTCGAACCACCGCGCCAGACCATTGAGATGACGATGAACCATCTGTTGCTCGAAGGTCACCGCTGGTTGGATGAGCTGACAGACAAACAGCGTGAAGCCTTATTTCATGATGCTCCTGAAGAGCGCAAAGTAAATCGCCTGGTCAAAAAGCTGTTGCCGATTCAGGGCGTCGAGTATGCCGTGCTTTTTGATGAAAACGGCCATCCCCATGAGGACGAGAGTAATGCCGGTCTGCGGATGTCGGCTCAGGGCGATCTGATGCGCAACAATGGGGTGGAATTGGGGAGAATTCTTGGTTTGGGGGAATTACGTAGCGGCATGTTCAGTGGTCGCGGCGGTCATATGCTGCTGTTGATTTCCAATCTCAAGGCGTTACTGGTCAGTATCAGTGGCCAAAAGAAACCGCAAGCGGTTGAAGCGGCTGTTCGCAAAACTCTTATGGATCATTGA
- a CDS encoding diguanylate cyclase has product MSVWFRSIRAKVWLCVTIVLMGYFAATLVGFYVNIYQYKRLTDLQSIHIPLTTLGNEALKQFEQQTEEYEDAFLLGEVELSEQAAAMNSNVVTPLDQLILMTQEHPVSPVSFSSLQQIRKHYLQLTAMADLLHAKIANNTFSATSQKEIQKFAEAQRNFADELHSLSATLNNSLLLEVEQHKDRALNSIILLSLLFMMVLFIVALSVGRVSSTLLVAPLKNIQDNVERFEQGLPLKKPALEDNSDEIGQLASSFWEMTEKLGKTTVSKNYVDNIINNMSGALVILRPDLTIDKVNPQAVKLFGFTEQELINKPLPLLIGDSEENLSNSLRIKKLFHGERLQKVEVYATAKSGQIIPLHFSGTPMYDDLGNLTALICLFDDVTELKQAEVKLKQLAHHDPLTGLANRNLFFDHLQHSLHDAKRHGRIFALLYLDLDKFKPINDTLGHEFGDLALQEVSRRLQESLRADDTVARVGGDEFIIILNALPDSSAAVPLAEKVIHAILKPIQIGSLSHQLGVSVGISVFPIDGKDTDALISKADKAMYVAKNNGGNGYSDTGHNYICCLEHHD; this is encoded by the coding sequence ATGAGCGTCTGGTTTCGTAGTATTCGGGCAAAAGTATGGCTGTGCGTGACCATTGTTTTAATGGGATATTTCGCCGCAACCCTGGTTGGGTTCTACGTCAATATCTATCAATACAAGCGTCTGACCGACCTGCAATCGATTCACATCCCGCTGACAACTCTGGGCAATGAAGCGCTCAAACAGTTTGAACAGCAGACGGAGGAATATGAAGACGCTTTTCTACTGGGAGAAGTCGAGCTTTCAGAACAAGCGGCTGCAATGAACAGCAACGTTGTCACCCCACTGGATCAGTTGATCCTGATGACACAAGAACATCCGGTCAGCCCTGTTTCTTTCAGCAGCTTGCAACAGATCAGAAAACATTATCTTCAGCTCACCGCCATGGCTGATCTCCTTCATGCAAAAATCGCCAACAACACCTTTTCAGCGACCAGCCAAAAGGAGATCCAGAAATTTGCTGAAGCGCAAAGAAACTTTGCCGATGAATTGCATTCTCTCTCCGCAACGTTGAATAACTCCCTGCTGCTCGAGGTTGAACAGCACAAGGATCGTGCACTGAACAGCATCATCTTGCTTTCCTTGCTGTTTATGATGGTGCTTTTCATTGTCGCCCTGTCGGTTGGCCGGGTTTCCAGCACGCTGTTGGTTGCTCCGTTGAAAAACATTCAGGACAATGTTGAACGTTTTGAACAGGGATTGCCCCTGAAAAAGCCCGCGCTGGAGGACAACAGCGACGAAATTGGCCAACTGGCCTCATCCTTTTGGGAAATGACGGAAAAACTGGGTAAAACGACGGTTTCGAAAAATTATGTCGATAATATCATCAACAATATGTCCGGAGCTTTGGTCATTTTGCGCCCGGACCTGACCATCGACAAAGTCAACCCTCAAGCTGTAAAACTTTTCGGATTTACCGAGCAGGAACTCATCAACAAGCCGCTCCCTCTGTTGATCGGCGACTCGGAAGAGAATCTCAGCAATTCTCTGCGAATCAAAAAATTATTTCACGGCGAAAGGCTGCAAAAAGTCGAAGTTTACGCAACCGCAAAATCAGGACAAATTATTCCCCTGCACTTTTCCGGCACGCCCATGTATGACGATCTGGGCAATTTGACCGCCCTGATCTGCCTGTTTGATGATGTTACCGAGCTAAAACAGGCTGAAGTCAAACTTAAACAGTTGGCCCACCATGACCCTCTGACCGGGCTGGCAAATCGCAACCTGTTTTTTGATCATCTGCAGCATTCACTTCATGATGCCAAACGCCATGGGCGCATTTTCGCCTTGCTTTATCTTGATTTGGATAAGTTCAAACCGATCAATGATACGTTAGGCCATGAATTTGGTGACCTGGCATTGCAGGAGGTCAGCAGAAGGTTACAGGAAAGCCTGCGCGCAGATGACACGGTTGCTCGTGTTGGAGGCGATGAATTTATCATCATCCTCAACGCTCTTCCCGATAGTAGCGCAGCGGTTCCGTTGGCGGAGAAAGTGATTCACGCCATCCTCAAACCCATTCAGATCGGGTCGTTATCCCACCAATTGGGAGTCAGTGTCGGCATCAGTGTCTTTCCCATTGACGGCAAAGATACGGACGCCCTCATTTCCAAAGCGGATAAAGCCATGTATGTGGCTAAAAACAATGGCGGAAATGGCTATAGCGATACCGGGCATAACTACATCTGCTGCCTGGAGCATCACGACTGA
- a CDS encoding SulP family inorganic anion transporter, which translates to MDGSVKLSLENILRNCVIGFTVSFIALSLGAALGILSGRGAFSGMLSAGIIALVTALLGGTRVQCSGPTAPMSAVSALVVAFAYEQVAMSTQADQFINLVFLLTGLLLLLMALLRLGRFIRLVPNVVVSGFMSGIALLIWQDQLYAVFGWGDKLALKGGMVANALVVVVTLVLIFVLAPVMRRLVGRRARFLPSTLLAIVLVSAGCVLLCPNVERVQLSGSLSGADFFGFIQQQWPRDWSLATLKAALPFSIQLTLLCYLDTLLTSLVVDKMSGEVTRQNQELMAQGVASGACALVGGIPGAQATIRSVLMIKEEANLRLAGIMTGAFVLIEMMLFQEWINYIPKAVFVGVLMKVGYDVFDFMPLRLYLKQLVTKRWYQWKDFFSRRDEREIYVTNREGLMISGTAVVTLVMDLNLAVGGFTLLFYLHNLVLNRENPMRDLVPEKETEVFYTEQ; encoded by the coding sequence GTGGACGGTTCTGTCAAACTTTCACTGGAAAATATTCTGCGTAACTGTGTCATTGGATTTACGGTCAGCTTTATTGCGTTGAGTCTTGGGGCCGCGTTGGGGATTCTTTCTGGACGGGGAGCCTTTTCAGGGATGCTGTCGGCGGGCATCATCGCCCTGGTTACTGCGTTGCTGGGGGGAACACGGGTGCAGTGCTCCGGTCCAACTGCACCGATGAGCGCGGTCAGCGCTTTGGTGGTGGCTTTTGCTTATGAGCAGGTGGCCATGTCCACTCAAGCGGATCAATTTATCAATCTGGTCTTTCTGCTCACCGGACTGTTACTGTTGTTAATGGCTCTACTGCGGCTGGGGCGGTTTATCCGCCTGGTGCCCAATGTGGTGGTTTCCGGATTTATGAGCGGCATTGCTCTGCTGATTTGGCAGGACCAGCTTTATGCGGTGTTTGGCTGGGGTGACAAACTGGCCCTGAAAGGCGGCATGGTGGCAAATGCTTTGGTCGTGGTGGTGACGCTGGTGTTGATTTTTGTTCTGGCACCGGTGATGCGTCGGCTCGTGGGCAGGCGTGCACGTTTTTTGCCCTCAACCCTGCTGGCGATCGTTCTTGTCTCAGCAGGCTGTGTCCTGTTGTGTCCCAACGTTGAGCGGGTCCAACTTTCCGGTTCTTTGAGTGGTGCGGATTTCTTTGGTTTTATCCAGCAGCAGTGGCCGCGAGATTGGTCGTTGGCCACACTGAAGGCGGCGTTGCCGTTTTCGATTCAGCTGACGTTGCTGTGTTATCTCGACACATTACTCACGTCACTGGTGGTCGATAAAATGAGTGGCGAAGTCACCCGGCAAAACCAGGAATTGATGGCGCAAGGGGTGGCCAGTGGAGCTTGTGCGCTTGTCGGCGGTATTCCCGGAGCCCAGGCAACGATTCGTTCGGTGCTGATGATCAAGGAGGAGGCGAATCTGCGTCTGGCCGGGATCATGACCGGGGCCTTTGTGCTGATTGAAATGATGTTGTTTCAGGAGTGGATTAATTATATCCCCAAGGCGGTGTTTGTCGGTGTTTTGATGAAGGTGGGCTATGATGTCTTTGACTTTATGCCGTTGCGTTTATATCTGAAGCAACTGGTAACCAAGCGCTGGTATCAGTGGAAAGATTTTTTTTCACGACGTGATGAGCGGGAAATCTATGTGACCAATCGCGAGGGGCTGATGATCAGCGGCACGGCCGTGGTGACGTTGGTGATGGATCTGAATCTTGCCGTCGGTGGTTTTACCCTGCTGTTTTATCTGCACAATCTTGTGTTGAACCGGGAAAATCCGATGCGCGATCTGGTGCCGGAAAAAGAAACCGAAGTTTTTTATACCGAGCAGTAA
- a CDS encoding substrate-binding domain-containing protein translates to MANQTNNAEGQSTPSDVVQRLLKTPGVSGAVLCSRDGEVVGHELPHNFTRKDMARLGKVMNQSRSGVVASLGKVETGDFRYADHRVLIYYFSKGEVLLLCEPDVKPEVTRQAVLQEKEAFDTLMTGVLSQQRKENAEGGSAELPFSEASAESKKKPWPLLAAVTVVLLIGMAFGYWWNMTTTPPSAVAVATATEQKATPAQDLSTLEPRTILGLHGSNTIGAKLAPELAKKYLRKVGADRIWVKPGAEHDEQDIFGLIDGVDLLKIAIQAHGSSTSFKGLDAELCDIGMASRRIKDKEVVMLERFGDMRQAASEHVLAMDGIAVIVNPSNNISEMSMAQLAGLFSGQINDWSQIPGSGLTGPVDVYARDEKSGTWDTFKNMILKPRKLSLTEQATRIEDSRILTAEVAKNSQGIGFIGLPYIKPAKAISVSEQGAAGVYPTPFTVATEDYPLARRLYLYSPALPDNDHTRDFIEFALSDLGQQVVNEVGFIKLTVEEQDFKLPETAPADYLAATQGGKRLSVTYRFKSGSTDLDNRALRDLDRLVDFMHQGRNRYRPLMLFGFADNIGESDVNLALSEERARKVSTALQSRGLSAKVVMGLGEALPVADNATSAGREKNRRVEVWISEP, encoded by the coding sequence ATGGCAAACCAAACCAATAATGCCGAGGGACAAAGTACTCCTTCAGATGTGGTGCAGCGGTTACTGAAAACCCCCGGTGTCAGTGGCGCTGTTTTGTGCAGCCGCGATGGCGAGGTCGTTGGCCACGAGCTGCCGCATAATTTTACCCGCAAAGATATGGCCCGACTGGGAAAAGTGATGAACCAAAGCCGCAGCGGCGTTGTGGCATCGCTTGGCAAGGTGGAAACCGGTGATTTTCGTTATGCCGATCATCGGGTGCTGATTTATTACTTCTCCAAAGGGGAAGTCCTGCTGCTTTGTGAACCCGATGTGAAACCGGAGGTGACACGACAGGCGGTGTTACAGGAGAAGGAGGCGTTTGATACGCTGATGACCGGTGTTCTGAGTCAGCAGCGTAAAGAGAATGCCGAGGGAGGCTCCGCCGAACTGCCGTTCTCTGAAGCCTCTGCCGAGTCCAAAAAGAAACCTTGGCCGTTGCTGGCTGCCGTCACCGTTGTCTTACTGATTGGCATGGCTTTTGGCTATTGGTGGAATATGACGACTACACCGCCATCCGCTGTTGCCGTGGCAACCGCCACGGAGCAGAAGGCGACTCCCGCTCAGGACCTGTCGACGCTGGAACCACGAACCATCCTTGGTTTGCATGGTTCCAATACCATTGGCGCCAAATTGGCGCCCGAGCTGGCCAAAAAATACTTGCGTAAGGTTGGAGCGGACCGCATCTGGGTGAAGCCTGGTGCCGAGCACGATGAGCAGGATATTTTCGGCCTGATCGACGGGGTCGATCTGTTGAAAATTGCCATCCAGGCCCATGGTTCCAGTACGTCGTTTAAAGGGCTCGATGCCGAGTTGTGTGATATCGGTATGGCATCACGGCGCATCAAGGACAAAGAAGTGGTGATGCTCGAACGTTTCGGTGACATGCGTCAGGCCGCTTCAGAGCACGTTCTGGCCATGGATGGTATCGCCGTTATCGTCAATCCTTCCAACAATATTTCCGAGATGAGCATGGCCCAGCTTGCCGGACTTTTTTCGGGGCAGATTAACGATTGGAGCCAGATTCCCGGCAGCGGTTTGACCGGCCCGGTTGATGTTTATGCCCGTGATGAAAAATCGGGCACCTGGGATACGTTTAAAAATATGATCCTCAAGCCGCGTAAACTCAGTTTGACAGAGCAGGCCACGCGGATTGAGGACAGCCGGATTCTTACCGCTGAAGTGGCCAAGAATTCACAAGGCATCGGTTTTATCGGTCTGCCTTATATCAAGCCGGCCAAGGCGATTTCGGTGTCGGAACAGGGGGCGGCCGGTGTTTATCCGACACCCTTTACCGTGGCGACGGAGGATTATCCTCTGGCGCGACGTCTCTATCTGTATTCTCCGGCATTACCGGACAATGACCACACCCGTGATTTTATCGAATTTGCCCTGAGTGATTTAGGCCAACAGGTGGTTAACGAGGTTGGCTTTATCAAATTGACCGTTGAAGAGCAGGACTTCAAACTCCCGGAAACGGCCCCTGCCGATTATCTCGCCGCAACACAGGGTGGCAAGCGTCTTTCAGTCACCTATCGTTTTAAAAGTGGTAGTACTGACCTGGATAACCGGGCATTGCGTGACCTGGATCGCCTGGTTGATTTCATGCACCAGGGGCGCAACCGTTATCGGCCGTTGATGTTGTTCGGTTTTGCCGACAATATCGGTGAAAGCGATGTCAATCTCGCGTTGTCTGAGGAACGCGCGCGTAAAGTGTCCACGGCCTTGCAGAGTCGCGGCCTCAGTGCAAAAGTTGTGATGGGGCTGGGCGAAGCCTTGCCCGTTGCGGATAATGCCACCTCGGCTGGTCGTGAAAAGAATCGCCGGGTTGAAGTGTGGATCAGCGAACCCTGA
- a CDS encoding lytic murein transglycosylase: MTQKQQLKTSGKDRQRPGWRLLLAIILFSTVTPSYAVTTNQFSQWLNVLRQEAVAMGISNKTVDNALSGIREPKKKVIHHDRNQPEKKATLKQYMAGKINRTRIEHGQAMLERYPTWLGKIEDRYGVPRRYLVALWGIETHYGAYPGNFPVIQSLATLAYDSRRGDYFRQELLKALQILDEGHVSLARMKGSWAGAMGQCQFMPSSFYHYAIDGNHDGRIDIWATIPDIFASMANYLDKAHWQAGQAWGRQVAVPKNLDHDLIGLDTRLPLAQWQRYGIRQLNDSDLPLSELHASLIAPDGLSGPTYLVYDNFRALLRWNRSHRFAITVGTLADNLVKKSPK, translated from the coding sequence ATGACTCAAAAACAACAGTTGAAAACGTCAGGAAAAGACCGCCAGCGCCCCGGATGGAGGCTTCTGCTCGCCATCATCCTTTTTTCAACGGTCACACCAAGCTATGCAGTAACCACAAATCAGTTCAGTCAATGGCTGAACGTTTTGCGGCAAGAGGCTGTCGCCATGGGGATTTCCAACAAAACGGTGGACAACGCCCTGTCCGGCATTCGTGAGCCGAAGAAAAAAGTGATTCACCATGACCGCAATCAGCCGGAAAAAAAAGCAACACTAAAGCAATACATGGCGGGGAAAATCAACCGAACACGCATTGAGCATGGTCAAGCCATGCTGGAGCGCTATCCGACCTGGCTGGGAAAGATTGAAGACCGCTATGGCGTGCCGCGCCGCTATCTGGTGGCCCTGTGGGGCATTGAAACCCATTATGGTGCCTATCCGGGGAATTTCCCGGTCATTCAATCACTGGCAACCCTGGCCTATGATTCCCGCCGGGGTGACTATTTTCGTCAAGAGCTTTTGAAGGCCTTGCAAATACTTGATGAAGGGCATGTGTCGCTGGCGCGCATGAAAGGCTCCTGGGCAGGTGCCATGGGACAATGTCAGTTTATGCCGTCGTCGTTCTATCATTACGCCATTGACGGTAATCATGATGGTCGCATTGATATCTGGGCGACGATTCCCGATATTTTTGCTTCTATGGCGAACTATCTTGATAAAGCGCACTGGCAGGCGGGGCAAGCCTGGGGGCGTCAAGTTGCGGTTCCCAAGAATCTTGATCATGACCTGATTGGGCTGGATACGCGTTTGCCGTTGGCGCAATGGCAACGTTATGGTATCCGTCAACTGAATGATTCGGACCTGCCCTTATCCGAGCTGCACGCCTCGCTCATCGCTCCTGATGGCCTGAGTGGCCCCACCTATCTGGTCTATGATAATTTCCGGGCGCTGCTACGCTGGAATAGGTCGCACCGCTTTGCCATTACTGTGGGCACATTGGCTGATAACCTTGTTAAAAAATCTCCAAAATAA
- a CDS encoding protein phosphatase 2C domain-containing protein: MNLHIDTLWHQGSGQFNEDRVLIENNLFGVFDGASSLVKNLYEEKSGAWWAAQVAAQEFSRNDDDLLSLARRSNRRLRLTMEEHGVDVEDKLQRWSTSAAVFRMTGDDLEWVQTGDCLIMAIDRDGQPQLLTPYHNHDAETLRLWQQEPGETHHDVLRRLRPKIEQVRQRMNEDYGVLCGDEQGESFFHHGRVRHDAFSHILAFSDGLFPPSKAGDDPDFEAIAERYLQEGLAGLGRWVRQQEKADPHCREFPRFKPHDDMAAVAVSFLDKTKS; encoded by the coding sequence GTGAATTTACACATCGATACATTATGGCATCAGGGGTCCGGTCAGTTTAACGAGGATCGGGTCTTGATTGAGAACAACCTGTTCGGCGTGTTCGATGGTGCCTCCAGCCTGGTCAAAAATCTCTATGAGGAAAAAAGCGGGGCGTGGTGGGCGGCGCAAGTGGCGGCTCAGGAGTTTTCTCGCAATGATGATGACCTGCTCAGTCTGGCGCGGCGTTCGAATCGTCGCCTGCGTCTGACCATGGAAGAGCACGGCGTTGATGTGGAAGATAAACTGCAGCGGTGGAGCACCAGTGCCGCGGTGTTTCGCATGACGGGGGATGATCTTGAATGGGTGCAGACCGGCGATTGCCTGATCATGGCCATTGACCGTGACGGTCAGCCTCAACTGCTGACTCCGTATCATAACCATGATGCCGAGACCTTACGCTTGTGGCAACAAGAGCCGGGAGAAACCCATCACGATGTGCTGCGACGTCTGCGTCCGAAAATTGAGCAGGTGCGTCAACGGATGAATGAAGATTATGGCGTGCTGTGTGGTGATGAGCAGGGCGAGTCGTTCTTTCATCATGGCCGGGTGCGGCATGATGCGTTCAGTCATATTCTGGCGTTCAGCGATGGCTTGTTCCCACCGTCAAAGGCCGGAGACGATCCTGATTTTGAGGCAATTGCCGAGCGCTATCTGCAGGAGGGGCTTGCAGGGCTTGGCCGCTGGGTGCGCCAACAGGAGAAGGCCGATCCGCATTGCCGAGAGTTTCCCCGTTTTAAACCTCACGATGACATGGCGGCTGTGGCTGTTTCCTTTTTAGATAAAACCAAGTCGTAG